The following proteins are encoded in a genomic region of Strix aluco isolate bStrAlu1 chromosome 23, bStrAlu1.hap1, whole genome shotgun sequence:
- the TMPRSS13 gene encoding transmembrane protease serine 13 isoform X4: MDPRAGQQPINMLGVILGVGLALLILVLFSYAFVRWYQRGQCWHRAHQQSSQEAQEQQGDEGGADDAQDKLCTPCKRGRTRVRGGRQSPQCTWHEGPAAAAWSGYPGVDPCTPGSTSHETPPSLAPPPLTVSPADGDTMLVGACGVDAAAGHVGLHADAVLRVPEETTASPSSVPPSLHAAPVSNIFSARPLKPRESVLGISFKPYSPESSPAPAPCTACESTRSSMFRAPCMSQRRLALIFCISILIVLLVALILLSPLCVADLRRTPGRGGHSTLAPHEPWPHRSVRSLPVMFWRSQTGIVYKEPAESCKDSPVRCDGIVDCSQRSDELGCVRFASDESLLHVYSSAESQWLPVCSSAWNDSFSRKTCRQLGFQNASQTEYVPLRVSGKSLTVTDERETIQQSLNSSQCLTGKYVSLRCTTCGQRISGRIIGGKETSVSKWPWQVSVQYGPIHICGGTIIDAQWVLTAAHCFFMNSMKILDDWKVYGGVSDLKQHAEGIPVSQVIINSNYSDDHDDYDIALMKLSRPLTLSGSPSLPSHVRPAIPDRQVLLHHGLWEDQGERR; this comes from the exons ATGGACCCCCGGGCTG GGCAGCAGCCCATCAACATGCTCGGTGTTATCTTGGGTGTCGGGCTGGCCTTGCTGATCCTGGTGCTTTTCAGCTACGCCTTCGTCCGCTGGTACCAGAGGGGCCAGTGCTGGCACC GTGCACACCAGCAGAGCTCCCAGGAGGCCCAGGAGCAACAGGGTGATGAAGGAGGAGCTGACGATGCTCAGGACAAGCTCTGCACTCCCTGCAAGAGAGGACGTACCCGGGTGAGAGGGGGCAGGCAGAGTCCCCAGTGCACATGGCATGAAGGCCCTGCAGCGGCAGCATGGAGCGGCTACCCTGGTGTGGACCCCTGCACCCCAGGATCCACATCCCACGAGACCCCCCCTTCCCTGGCTCCCCCGCCACTTACTGTCTCTCCCGCCGATGGCGACACAATGCTCGTCGGTGCGTGTGGCGTGGATGCGGCGGCTGGCCACGTCGGGCTCCACGCTGATGCAGTACTCCGTGTCCCAGAAGAG ACCACGGCATCGCCCAGCAGCGTCCCTCCCAGCCTCCATGCCGCCCCAGTCAGCAACATCTTCAGTGCCCGACCTCTGAAGCCTCGCGAAAGCGTCCTGGGCATTAGCTTCAAGCCGTACAGCCCGGAGTccagcccagccccggcgccCTGCACGGCCTGTGAGAGCACAC gatCCTCCATGTTCAGAGCTCCCTGCATGAGCCAGCGACGGCTTGCGCTCATCTTCTGCATCTCCATCCTCATCGTGCTGCTCGTTGCCCTCATCCTGCTGT CGCCCCTGTGCGTGGCAGACCTCCGCCGGACTCCCGGCCGGGGGGGGCACAGCACCCTTGCCCCCCACGAGCCCTGGCCTCACCGCAGCGTTCGCTCGCTTCCAGTTATGTTCTGGCGGTCGCAGACTGGCATCGTGTACAAGGAGCCCGCCGAGAGCTGCAAGGACAGCCCCGTGCGCTGCGACGGCATCGTTGACTGCTCCCAGAGGAGCGACGAGCTGGGCTGCG TGCGCTTCGCGTCCGACGAGTCCTTGCTCCACGTCTACTCCAGCGCTGAGAGCCAGTGGCTGCCGGTGTGCAGCAGCGCCTGGAACGACTCCTTCTCCAGGAAGACCTGCCGGCAGctgggatttcagaa tgCGTCACAGACCGAATACGTTCCCCTGCGCGTCTCCGGCAAGAGCCTCACCGTGACCGACGAGCGAGAGACCATCCAGCAGAGCCTCAACAG CTCTCAGTGTCTCACGGGGAAGTACGTCTCCCTCCGCTGCACAA cctgcGGGCAGAGGATTTCTGGCCGGATCATCGGCGGAAAGGAAACTTCTGTCAGCAAATGGCCCTGGCAAGTCAGCGTGCAGTACGGGCCAATCCACATCTGCGGTGGCACCATCATCGACGCGCAGTGGGTCCTCACCGCAGCCCACTGCTTCTTCAT gaaCAGCATGAAGATCCTCGACGACTGGAAGGTGTACGGCGGGGTCTCCGACCTGAAGCAGCACGCAGAGGGCATCCCCGTCTCCCAGGTCATCATCAACTCCAACTACAGTGACGATCACGATGACTACGACATCGCACTCATGAAGCTCTCCAGGCCGCTGACGCTCTCAG
- the LOC141933814 gene encoding interleukin-10 receptor subunit alpha-like: protein MAPSATALALCVALFLTRRTDGEMLEGPTDVRFVAEIAHHLLRWEPGHNARSDVRYEVEHRVYGTNFSWMATPNCRNISELSCDLTYYTLDPALRYYARVRAVARNHTSPWQRTNSFSPREASLRLSGQSLSLTGNTIHVQLQLLLRAGNLTVKYDDVQKHTRRYWVYVRRAQDNRTVR from the exons ATGGCCCCCTCCGCCACAGCCCTGGCACTGTGCGTGGCACTGTTCCTCACCCGGCGGACAGACG GTGAGATGCTGGAGGGCCCCACGGACGTGCGCTTTGTGGCAGAGATAGCGCATCACCTGCTGCGGTGGGAGCCGGGACACAACGCCCGCAGTGATGTCCGCTATGAAGTGGAGCACAGAGT CTACGGCACAAATTTCTCCTGGATGGCCACCCCGAACTGCAGGAACATCTCGGAGCTGTCCTGCGACCTCACGTACTACACCCTGGATCCTGCCCTGCGCTACTACGCACGCGTCAGGGCTGTGGCCAGAAACCACACGTCCCCGTGGCAAAGGACCAACTCCTTCTCCCCGCGAGAAG CCAGCCTGCGCCTGTCAGGCCAGAGCCTCTCCTTGACGGGCAACACCATCCAcgtgcagctgcagctgctcctcagGGCGGGGAACCTCACTGTCAAGTATGACGACGTCCAGAAGCACACGAGGCGATACTGGGTGTACGTCAGGAGGGCACAGGACAACCGGACGGTGAGATGA
- the TMPRSS4 gene encoding LOW QUALITY PROTEIN: transmembrane protease serine 4 (The sequence of the model RefSeq protein was modified relative to this genomic sequence to represent the inferred CDS: inserted 2 bases in 2 codons) — protein sequence MVLLIDRCSITIQILIPVSQLLLRVLRSAWAVLPQCEDRAGRAAGWEHRWPGSLGRGAPPASRVPTGGXFAGFLRAEXPRQNWRNMDLASERLNGRGPSTRRKASTALESFKRIGIPVLAAVLSLACLVTVGFLVKVYLDYHYFFCKQPLKLVPLQQVCDGQVDCLQGEDEANCPQWVPEGPPAGARVSKDRSILQVLNRDTGAWSCICHDHFNLVLAKAACEQMGYRSTPTFRAVEVGAGQPLPPREVVLSNGSFQMPEPGRKCLSGWVVSLFCSNCGETTRAPRVLGGSPAAIETWPWQVSLQYRREHICGGSIIDPGWVLTAAHCFKNNPVIQSWRVMAGSDLLSGTATLAVEKVFLAEVMPASPKDNDIALVKLRSPLRVSDSSKPICLPYFDEELVPGTSLWVLGWGYTQEHGKLSESLQQAEVKLVDKESCNLAAYHGEVTEKMLCAGLPQGGVDTCQGDSGGPLLYSGGHWQVVGIVSWGQGCGTPSTPGVYTSVRAYLNWIYAVRRSEL from the exons ATGGTGCTGCTGATAGACCGGTGTTCTATTACAATACAAATCCTAATTCCTGTTTCACAACTCCTGCTGCGGGTTTTAAGGAGTGCTTGGGCGGTCCTGCCCCAGTGTGAGGACAGGGCGggcagagcagcagggtgggAGCATCGCTGGCCTGGCTCCCTGGGCAGaggggcacccccagcctcccGTGTCCCGACTGGAG GATTTGCCGGGTTTCTGCGGGCAG GACCACGTCAGAACTGGAGGAACATG GATTTAGCCTCCGAGCGGTTGAATGGCAGAG GTCCCAGCACAAGGCGCAAAGCCTCCACGGCGCTGGAGTCCTTCAAGCGGATCGGCATCCCCGTCCTGGCAGCGGTGCTCAGCCTCGCCTGCCTGGTTACGGTCGGGTTCCTGG TCAAGGTTTACCTGGACTACCACTACTTCTTCTGCAAGCAGCCCCTGAAGCTGGTGCCGCTGCAGCAGGTGTGTGACGGGCAAGTGGACTGTCTGCAGGGCGAGGACGAGGCCAACTGTCCCCAGTGGGTCCCCGAGGGGCCACCAGCTGGGG CCCGCGTTTCCAAAGACAGATCCATCCTTCAGGTGCTTAACAGGGACACTGGAGCCTGGTCCTGCATCTGCCACGATCACTTCAACCTGGTGCTGGCGAAAGCAGCCTGCGAGCAGATGGGCTACAGGAG CACCCCCACTTTCCGGGCGGTGGAGGTGGGCgcagggcagcccctgcctccCCGCGAGGTCGTGCTGAGCAACGGCAGCTTCCAGATGCCCGAGCCGGGCAG GAAATGCCTCTCTGGATGGGTTGTTTCGCTCTTTTGTTCCA ACTGCGGGGAGACCACGAGGGCTCCGCGCGTGCTGGGTGGGAGCCCGGCCGCCATCGAGACGTGGCCCTGGCAGGTCAGCTTGCAGTACAGGAGGGAGCACATCTGCGGGGGCAGCATCATCGACCCCGGCTGGGTCCTGACGGCAGCGCACTGCTTCAA GAACAACCCCGTCATTCAGAGCTGGCGTGTCATGGCCGGCTCCGACCTCCTCTCAGGCACCGCCACGCTCGCTGTGGAGAAGGTCTTCCTGGCTGAGGTGATGCCCGCGTCTCCCAAGGACAATGACATCGCCCTGGTGAAGCTGCGGTCTCCCCTGCGTGTCTCAG ACAGCAGCAAGCCCATCTGCCTGCCCTATTTTGACGAGGAGCTGGTGCCGGGCACAtccctgtgggtgctgggctggggctaCACGCAGGAGCACG GGAAACTGTCGGAGAGCCTGCAGCAGGCGGAGGTGAAACTCGTAGACAAGGAGAGCTGCAACCTGGCCGCCTACCACGGGGAGGTCACCGAGAAGATGCTGTGTGCCGGCCTGCCCCAGGGCGGGGTGGACACCTGCCAG GGGGACAGCGGCGGGCCCCTGCTGTACTCGGGGGGGCACTGGCAGGTGGTGGGCATCGTCAGCTGGGGCCAGGGCTGCGGGACGCCCAGCACACCCGGTGTCTACACCAGCGTCCGTGCCTACCTCAACTGGATCTACGCCGTCCGGAGG tcGGAGCTGTGA
- the SCN4B gene encoding sodium channel regulatory subunit beta-4 isoform X1 has product MAPGSPAARRRAGPRLLGALLGLHVLAIAFALEVSVGKTNTVMALNNSNVLLPCIFTTCIGFQDLDFTWYFNLTEMIYHGKIKSKASEPILVERNPRVEFVGSTTGKDNNISIVLKNVEFSDAGRYTCHVKNPKEKKAQHNATIILTVVQQMVEADNTVTLIIVSIVGGLIGLLILFMLVKRVVLFIIKKTQDGKKECLVSSSGNDNTENGLAGSKAEQKAPPKA; this is encoded by the exons ATGGCCCCGGGctcgcccgccgcccgccgccgcgccgggccgcgccTGCTGGGAGCGCTGCTGG gtTTGCACGTCTTGGCCATCGCCTTCGCCCTGGAGGTGTCGGTGGGGAAGACCAACACTGTGATGGCTCTGAATAACTCCAATGTCCTGCTGCCCTGCATCTTCACCACCTGCATAGGCTTTCAGGACCTGGACTTCACATGGTATTTCAACTTGACAGAGATG ATTTACCACGGCAAGATAAAGAGCAAAGCCTCGGAGCCCATCCTCGTGGAACGCAACCCCCGGGTTGAGTTCGTCGGCTCGACGACCGGGAAGGACAACAACATCTCCATCGTCCTGAAGAACGTGGAGTTCAGCGATGCTGGGAGGTACACCTGCCACGTCAAGAACCCCAAGGAGAAGAAGGCGCAGCACAACGCCACCATCATCCTCACGGTGGTCCAGCAGA TGGTGGAGGCAGACAACACTGTGACGCTCATCATCGTGAGCATCGTGGGGGGGCTCATCGgcctcctcatcctcttcatgCTCGTCAAGAGGGTTGTCCTGTTCATCATCAAGAAGACCCAGGATGGGAA GAAGGAGTGTCTGGTGAGCTCCTCGGGGAACGACAACACCGAGAACGGCTTGGCTGGCTCCAAGGCGGAACAAAAAGCACCACCAAAGGCATGA
- the SCN4B gene encoding sodium channel regulatory subunit beta-4 isoform X2 codes for MALNNSNVLLPCIFTTCIGFQDLDFTWYFNLTEMIYHGKIKSKASEPILVERNPRVEFVGSTTGKDNNISIVLKNVEFSDAGRYTCHVKNPKEKKAQHNATIILTVVQQMVEADNTVTLIIVSIVGGLIGLLILFMLVKRVVLFIIKKTQDGKKECLVSSSGNDNTENGLAGSKAEQKAPPKA; via the exons ATGGCTCTGAATAACTCCAATGTCCTGCTGCCCTGCATCTTCACCACCTGCATAGGCTTTCAGGACCTGGACTTCACATGGTATTTCAACTTGACAGAGATG ATTTACCACGGCAAGATAAAGAGCAAAGCCTCGGAGCCCATCCTCGTGGAACGCAACCCCCGGGTTGAGTTCGTCGGCTCGACGACCGGGAAGGACAACAACATCTCCATCGTCCTGAAGAACGTGGAGTTCAGCGATGCTGGGAGGTACACCTGCCACGTCAAGAACCCCAAGGAGAAGAAGGCGCAGCACAACGCCACCATCATCCTCACGGTGGTCCAGCAGA TGGTGGAGGCAGACAACACTGTGACGCTCATCATCGTGAGCATCGTGGGGGGGCTCATCGgcctcctcatcctcttcatgCTCGTCAAGAGGGTTGTCCTGTTCATCATCAAGAAGACCCAGGATGGGAA GAAGGAGTGTCTGGTGAGCTCCTCGGGGAACGACAACACCGAGAACGGCTTGGCTGGCTCCAAGGCGGAACAAAAAGCACCACCAAAGGCATGA